A DNA window from Streptomyces canus contains the following coding sequences:
- a CDS encoding beta-ketoacyl-ACP synthase III, producing the protein MNGSRIAAVGHYQPAKVLTNEDLAGLVDTSDEWIRSRVGIRTRHIAGPDEPVDELASHAAAKALASAGLAPADIDLVLVATSTAVDRSPNMAARVAARLGIPSPAAMDVNVVCAGFTHALATADHTVRAGAATRALVIGADKMSAVTDWSDRTTCVLVGDGAGAAVVEGADVPGISPVLWGSVPEMGHAVRIEGEPARFAQEGQSVYRWATTKLPALARQACERAGLTPEDLAAVVLHQANLRIIEPLAAKIGAVNAVVARDVTESGNTSAASIPLAFSKLVEQGEISTGDPVLLFGFGGNLSYAGQVVRCP; encoded by the coding sequence ATGAACGGCTCGCGGATCGCCGCAGTCGGCCACTACCAGCCCGCCAAGGTACTCACCAACGAGGACCTGGCGGGCCTGGTCGACACCAGCGACGAGTGGATCAGGTCCCGGGTGGGGATCCGGACCCGCCACATCGCCGGTCCCGACGAGCCGGTCGACGAGCTCGCCTCGCACGCCGCCGCCAAGGCGCTGGCCTCGGCCGGGCTCGCCCCCGCCGACATCGACCTGGTCCTGGTCGCCACCTCGACCGCCGTCGACCGGTCCCCGAACATGGCCGCCCGGGTCGCGGCCCGGCTCGGCATCCCCTCGCCGGCCGCGATGGATGTCAACGTGGTGTGCGCCGGCTTCACCCACGCGCTGGCCACCGCTGACCACACGGTCCGGGCCGGTGCGGCGACCCGGGCACTGGTGATCGGCGCCGACAAGATGTCGGCGGTGACCGACTGGAGCGACCGCACCACCTGTGTCCTCGTCGGCGACGGGGCGGGTGCGGCGGTCGTCGAGGGGGCCGACGTGCCCGGTATCTCTCCTGTGCTGTGGGGATCGGTGCCGGAGATGGGGCACGCCGTGCGGATCGAGGGCGAGCCGGCGCGGTTCGCGCAGGAAGGGCAGAGCGTCTACCGCTGGGCGACCACCAAGCTTCCGGCGCTGGCCCGGCAGGCCTGCGAGCGCGCCGGGCTCACCCCCGAGGACCTCGCCGCGGTCGTGCTGCACCAGGCGAACCTGCGGATCATCGAGCCGCTCGCGGCGAAGATCGGCGCGGTCAACGCCGTGGTCGCCCGTGACGTCACCGAGTCCGGGAACACCTCGGCGGCCAGCATTCCGCTCGCGTTCTCCAAACTGGTCGAGCAGGGCGAGATCTCGACCGGGGACCCGGTGCTGCTCTTCGGGTTCGGTGGGAACCTGTCGTACGCCGGACAGGTCGTCCGCTGCCCGTGA
- a CDS encoding DUF4185 domain-containing protein, giving the protein MPEDARARQRTGTGVGLLLALVLGAVLITALPDGDGRDAGDCTPRTVGSWSADDRLTAEFARYGDDATRGDDWTGGDGTHSVRLPDGRLLWLFSDTYLGQVYGPPNPFGEPHAWRDTTAPLVRNSAVLMRHGRLETTLPAPLFPDPGPNQWRWPVAARVEPRSPGSDEQVLRVLLWVRTSGQYPWIYGVPTATEVATLSLPDLRVESITKVLDEQRVKDPSRRVLFGTTLIEDGEWTYVFGGDDGQAASRSASSAYVARVPEGGLAEPGAWEYWDGSAWTTGARPRPVLGDGRRTGVGSAFSVVRQDGTYVLFTMAAGTKGLAAVTSYWACSPTGPWHGPEKDFTPPLPSGQVAAYNPQAHLELSGGGRLVLSYDVNWLETAAASAQLNRNVSLYRPRFVTLRLIPAR; this is encoded by the coding sequence GTGCCCGAGGACGCACGAGCACGACAGCGAACCGGCACCGGCGTCGGTCTGCTGCTGGCGCTGGTGCTCGGAGCCGTGCTGATCACCGCTCTTCCGGACGGCGACGGGCGGGACGCCGGCGACTGCACACCGCGCACCGTCGGCTCCTGGTCGGCGGACGACCGGCTCACCGCCGAGTTCGCCCGCTACGGCGACGACGCCACCCGCGGCGACGACTGGACCGGCGGCGACGGAACCCACTCGGTGCGGTTGCCCGACGGACGGCTGCTGTGGCTGTTCTCCGACACCTACCTCGGCCAGGTGTACGGCCCTCCCAACCCCTTCGGCGAGCCGCACGCCTGGCGCGACACCACCGCGCCCCTGGTGCGCAACTCGGCCGTGCTGATGCGCCACGGCCGCCTGGAGACCACCCTCCCCGCCCCCCTGTTCCCGGACCCCGGCCCGAACCAGTGGCGCTGGCCGGTAGCGGCCCGCGTCGAACCCCGCTCCCCCGGCTCGGACGAACAGGTCCTCCGGGTCCTGCTGTGGGTGCGCACCTCCGGCCAGTACCCCTGGATCTACGGCGTCCCGACCGCCACCGAGGTCGCCACGCTCTCGCTGCCCGACCTGCGCGTCGAGTCGATCACGAAGGTCCTCGACGAGCAGCGGGTCAAGGACCCGTCCCGTCGGGTGCTGTTCGGCACGACGCTGATCGAGGACGGCGAGTGGACGTACGTCTTCGGGGGCGACGACGGCCAGGCCGCGTCCCGTTCCGCGTCGTCGGCGTACGTGGCCCGGGTGCCGGAGGGCGGGCTCGCGGAGCCGGGCGCCTGGGAGTACTGGGACGGCTCGGCCTGGACGACCGGCGCCCGCCCGCGCCCGGTGCTCGGGGACGGACGGCGCACCGGAGTGGGCAGCGCCTTCTCCGTCGTACGGCAGGACGGGACGTACGTGCTGTTCACCATGGCGGCGGGGACGAAGGGGCTCGCTGCCGTGACCTCGTACTGGGCCTGCTCTCCCACCGGACCGTGGCACGGTCCGGAGAAGGACTTCACTCCGCCCCTGCCCTCGGGCCAGGTCGCCGCCTACAACCCGCAGGCGCACCTCGAACTCAGCGGCGGGGGACGGCTGGTGCTCAGCTACGACGTCAACTGGCTGGAGACAGCGGCCGCTTCGGCGCAGCTCAACCGGAACGTGTCGCTGTACCGACCGAGGTTCGTGACGCTGCGGCTGATTCCGGCGCGCTGA
- a CDS encoding isochorismatase family protein, which produces MTGPLALDPARSALVLVDLMDRIVALPLEPRKGTEVLTAAEELATAFRTVGAPVVLVRVERPGVTDQPPGSGLVTGLARPGDIEIVKRTIGAFQGTGLDARLRELGVATLAFGGIATNLGVESTARAALDLGYDLVFVEDAMAAFTAAEHESSVRLDFPRLGTVVTADQVRFVAS; this is translated from the coding sequence ATGACCGGACCCCTCGCGCTCGATCCCGCACGCAGCGCCCTCGTACTCGTCGATCTGATGGACCGCATCGTCGCGCTGCCCCTGGAACCCCGCAAAGGCACCGAAGTCCTCACCGCCGCCGAGGAGTTGGCGACCGCCTTCCGCACGGTCGGTGCACCCGTCGTGCTCGTGCGCGTCGAACGGCCCGGCGTCACTGACCAGCCTCCCGGAAGCGGGCTCGTGACCGGTCTCGCCCGCCCCGGCGACATCGAGATCGTGAAGCGGACCATCGGTGCCTTCCAGGGCACGGGCCTGGACGCGCGTCTTCGCGAACTCGGCGTCGCCACGCTCGCGTTCGGCGGGATCGCCACCAATCTCGGCGTGGAGTCCACCGCCCGCGCCGCCCTCGACCTCGGCTACGACCTCGTCTTCGTGGAGGACGCCATGGCCGCCTTCACCGCCGCCGAGCACGAGTCCTCGGTGCGGCTCGACTTCCCGCGCCTGGGCACGGTGGTGACGGCGGATCAGGTCCGCTTCGTCGCGAGCTGA
- a CDS encoding MarR family winged helix-turn-helix transcriptional regulator, which translates to MAEAPLPVIRSLPSWLLGRAAARGRALVAEALATEGLKMWHHVVLSAVRDLAPVAQADLGRGVRLDPKDLVGVLNDLQSAGLVLREPDPGDRRKNAVTLTDQGARLLKRCEKAARQANDELLAPLSTAERDQFMSLLIRISGTEG; encoded by the coding sequence ATGGCCGAAGCACCCCTCCCCGTGATCCGCTCCCTCCCCAGCTGGCTCCTCGGACGCGCCGCCGCCCGCGGACGGGCCCTGGTGGCCGAGGCACTGGCCACCGAGGGCTTGAAGATGTGGCACCACGTGGTGCTCTCCGCCGTCCGCGACCTCGCCCCCGTCGCCCAGGCCGACCTCGGCCGCGGGGTGCGGCTCGACCCCAAGGACCTGGTCGGCGTCCTGAACGACCTCCAGTCCGCCGGTCTCGTCCTGCGCGAACCGGACCCCGGGGACCGCCGCAAGAACGCGGTGACCCTCACGGACCAGGGGGCACGGCTGCTGAAGCGCTGCGAGAAGGCCGCCCGCCAGGCCAACGACGAGCTGCTCGCCCCCCTCTCCACGGCCGAACGCGACCAGTTCATGAGCCTGTTGATCCGGATCTCCGGCACGGAGGGCTGA
- a CDS encoding sialidase family protein, translating to MIVRTAGGTLLVFAEGRVLSCGDSADDLFFTGSDAATSDTVLWLPMDQVSDSR from the coding sequence GTGATCGTCCGTACCGCCGGCGGCACCCTGCTCGTGTTCGCCGAGGGGCGGGTCCTCAGCTGCGGGGACTCCGCGGACGACCTCTTCTTCACCGGCTCGGACGCCGCCACGTCGGACACCGTCCTGTGGTTGCCCATGGACCAGGTGAGCGACAGCCGCTAA
- a CDS encoding NAD(P)H-binding protein, which produces MFLVTGATGNVGAELARALAESGERVRAVSRSGRSEGLPAGVEAVAGDLNRPETVRAALDGVRGLFLMPGYGGQRQILADARAAGVRRVVLLSGLSAGTGDRDNAVAGYLLDAEDAVRDSGLAWTFVRPTTFMTNALRLADRIREGDTVRVPFPDARTTDIDPYDIAQVALRALLSDEFAGRVLEVTGPEALLPADRVRILGETLGRDLRAVGLEHEETRAEMEAAGVPKPYVDAFFGFFVDGTLDESVVLPTVEQVTGRAPRTFARWARDHADAFR; this is translated from the coding sequence ATGTTTCTGGTGACGGGTGCGACAGGGAACGTGGGGGCCGAACTCGCGCGTGCGCTGGCGGAGTCCGGCGAGCGGGTGCGGGCGGTCAGCCGGTCCGGGCGGAGCGAGGGGTTACCGGCGGGCGTGGAGGCCGTGGCGGGAGATCTGAACCGGCCCGAGACCGTACGGGCCGCACTGGACGGCGTACGAGGGCTGTTCCTGATGCCCGGGTACGGCGGCCAGCGGCAGATTCTGGCGGACGCGCGAGCCGCGGGCGTGCGTCGCGTGGTCCTGCTCTCCGGCCTGTCGGCGGGCACCGGCGACCGGGACAACGCGGTCGCCGGCTATCTGCTGGACGCGGAGGACGCCGTACGCGACTCGGGCCTGGCATGGACGTTCGTCCGCCCGACGACCTTCATGACCAACGCGCTCCGGCTCGCGGACCGGATCCGCGAGGGCGACACGGTCCGGGTGCCCTTCCCGGACGCGCGGACCACCGACATCGACCCGTACGACATCGCCCAGGTCGCTCTCCGGGCCCTGCTGTCGGACGAGTTCGCGGGCCGCGTTCTCGAAGTCACCGGCCCCGAGGCGCTGTTGCCCGCCGACCGGGTCCGGATCCTCGGCGAGACGCTGGGCCGGGACCTGCGTGCGGTGGGACTGGAGCACGAGGAGACACGCGCGGAGATGGAGGCGGCCGGCGTGCCGAAACCATATGTCGACGCCTTCTTCGGCTTCTTCGTCGACGGCACCCTGGACGAGTCGGTGGTGCTGCCCACGGTGGAGCAGGTCACGGGGCGGGCGCCGCGCACTTTCGCCCGCTGGGCCCGGGACCACGCGGACGCGTTCCGGTGA
- a CDS encoding OFA family MFS transporter yields the protein MSPPVAPPGWSRWLVPPAALSVHLSIGQAYAWSVFKPPLESALGLSGTQSALPFQLGIVMLGLSAAFGGTLVERNGPRWAMTVALICFSSGFLLSALGAATEQYWLIVLGYGFVGGIGLGIGYISPVSTLIKWFPDRPGMATGIAIMGFGGGALIASPWSAQMLDSFGSDSSGIALAFLVHGLSYAVFMLLGVLLVRVPRSEKPVESAPSAFEGPQVSARNAVRTPQFWCLWVVLCMNVTAGIGILEKAAPMITDFFKETSTPVSVSAAAGFVALLSAANMAGRIGWSSTSDLIGRKNIYRVYLGVGAVMYGLIALFGDSSKPLFILCALVILSFYGGGFATIPAYLKDLFGAYQVGAIHGRLLTAWSTAGVLGPLIVNWIADRQEDAGKSGAALYGLSFVIMIGLLVVGFVANELVRPVSARHHIPAPREAADVAVRQQSESA from the coding sequence ATGAGTCCCCCTGTCGCGCCCCCGGGTTGGAGCCGCTGGCTCGTCCCCCCGGCCGCCCTCTCGGTCCACCTCTCCATCGGCCAGGCGTACGCCTGGTCCGTGTTCAAGCCGCCGCTCGAGTCCGCGCTCGGTCTCAGCGGCACACAGAGCGCACTGCCCTTCCAGCTCGGCATCGTGATGCTCGGTCTGTCCGCCGCGTTCGGCGGCACGCTCGTGGAGCGCAACGGGCCGCGCTGGGCGATGACAGTGGCGCTGATCTGCTTCTCGTCCGGCTTCCTCCTCTCCGCGCTGGGCGCGGCCACCGAGCAGTACTGGCTGATCGTCCTCGGCTACGGCTTCGTCGGCGGCATAGGCCTCGGCATCGGCTACATCTCCCCGGTCTCCACCCTGATCAAGTGGTTCCCGGACCGGCCCGGCATGGCCACCGGCATCGCCATCATGGGCTTCGGCGGCGGCGCGCTCATCGCCTCGCCCTGGTCGGCGCAGATGCTGGACTCCTTCGGCTCCGACAGCTCCGGGATCGCGCTGGCGTTCCTCGTGCACGGGCTGTCGTACGCCGTCTTCATGCTCCTCGGGGTCCTCCTGGTGCGCGTGCCGCGCAGCGAGAAGCCGGTCGAGAGCGCGCCCAGCGCTTTCGAAGGGCCGCAGGTCTCGGCGCGCAACGCCGTGCGCACGCCTCAGTTCTGGTGTCTGTGGGTCGTGCTCTGCATGAACGTGACCGCGGGCATCGGCATCCTGGAGAAGGCCGCGCCGATGATCACGGACTTCTTCAAGGAGACGTCGACCCCGGTCTCGGTGTCAGCGGCGGCCGGCTTCGTCGCCCTGCTGTCGGCGGCCAACATGGCCGGCCGGATCGGCTGGTCGTCGACGTCCGACCTGATCGGACGGAAGAACATCTACCGCGTCTACCTGGGCGTGGGCGCGGTGATGTACGGGCTCATCGCCCTGTTCGGCGACTCCTCCAAGCCGTTGTTCATCCTGTGCGCGCTGGTGATCCTGTCCTTCTACGGCGGCGGCTTCGCGACGATCCCCGCCTATCTGAAGGACCTCTTCGGCGCCTACCAGGTCGGCGCCATCCATGGCCGGCTGCTCACCGCCTGGTCCACGGCCGGCGTCCTCGGACCGCTGATCGTGAACTGGATCGCCGACCGGCAGGAGGACGCGGGCAAGAGCGGGGCCGCCCTCTACGGCCTGTCGTTCGTGATCATGATCGGGCTGCTCGTCGTCGGCTTCGTCGCCAACGAGCTGGTCCGCCCCGTCAGCGCCCGCCACCACATTCCCGCACCGAGGGAGGCAGCCGATGTCGCAGTCCGACAGCAGTCAGAGTCCGCCTGA
- the fdhD gene encoding formate dehydrogenase accessory sulfurtransferase FdhD yields MGRVTERRKVIRIRDGAVSSRPDTLVTEEPLEIRLNGKPLAITMRTPGDDFALAAGFLVSEGVLAQHSDLHNIIYCAGATTDGSNTYNVVDVKTAPGVVIPDITLERNVYTTSSCGLCGKASLDAVRTTTRWPINDTPPVRVEPELLTSLPDRLRAAQRVFDRTGGLHAAALFTEHGELLDIREDVGRHNAVDKLVGRALQNDTLPLNRVILLVSGRASFELAQKAVMAGIPMLAAVSAPSSLAVDLATETGLTLVGFLRGHSMNVYAGEHRLALEATAAQS; encoded by the coding sequence ATGGGACGAGTCACGGAACGACGCAAGGTGATCCGCATCCGCGACGGGGCGGTCTCCTCCCGCCCGGACACCCTGGTCACCGAGGAACCACTGGAGATCCGCCTCAACGGCAAACCCCTCGCGATCACCATGCGCACCCCCGGCGACGACTTCGCCCTCGCCGCCGGCTTCCTCGTCAGCGAAGGCGTCCTCGCCCAACACAGCGACCTGCACAACATCATCTACTGCGCCGGCGCCACCACCGACGGCTCGAACACGTACAACGTCGTCGACGTGAAGACAGCCCCCGGGGTGGTGATCCCCGACATCACGCTCGAACGGAACGTCTACACGACCTCCTCCTGCGGCCTGTGCGGCAAGGCGAGCCTCGACGCGGTGCGTACGACGACGCGCTGGCCGATCAACGACACTCCCCCGGTCCGTGTCGAACCCGAGCTGCTCACGAGCCTCCCCGACCGGCTCCGCGCAGCCCAACGGGTCTTCGACCGGACCGGGGGCCTGCACGCCGCCGCCCTCTTCACCGAACACGGCGAACTGCTCGACATACGCGAGGACGTCGGCCGCCACAACGCCGTCGACAAGCTGGTCGGCCGGGCCCTCCAGAACGACACTCTCCCCCTGAACCGCGTCATCCTTCTCGTCTCCGGGCGGGCCTCGTTCGAACTCGCGCAGAAGGCCGTCATGGCCGGCATCCCCATGCTGGCCGCCGTCTCCGCACCCTCCTCCCTGGCCGTCGACCTCGCCACCGAAACCGGCCTCACCCTCGTCGGCTTCCTCCGCGGCCACTCCATGAACGTGTACGCGGGAGAACACCGGCTCGCCCTGGAGGCAACGGCCGCCCAGAGCTGA
- a CDS encoding GntR family transcriptional regulator: MLSTGLPQGAVPKLERPGPLRDRVYEALLELITTRALQPGQHLVESELAGHLGVSRQPVREALQRLNTEGWVDLRPAQGAFVHEPTDEEADQLLTVRTLLEAEAARLAAANAGSAGIAVLEELCAQGERAVAADDVDAAVALNARLHATIMELAGNAVLAELAGQVDRRVRWYYTPIARQRGRQSWIEHRELIAAIADRDQRRATELMREHTEHTRTSYHARRRS, encoded by the coding sequence ATGTTGTCGACAGGTCTGCCGCAGGGAGCCGTGCCGAAGCTCGAGCGTCCCGGTCCGCTGCGCGATCGCGTGTACGAGGCGCTGCTCGAACTGATCACGACGCGGGCTCTGCAGCCGGGTCAGCATCTGGTGGAGAGTGAGCTGGCCGGGCATCTGGGGGTGTCGCGGCAGCCGGTGCGTGAGGCGTTGCAGCGGTTGAACACTGAGGGCTGGGTGGATCTGCGGCCTGCTCAGGGTGCGTTCGTGCATGAGCCGACGGACGAGGAGGCTGATCAGCTTCTGACCGTGCGGACGTTGTTGGAGGCCGAGGCGGCTCGGCTGGCGGCGGCGAACGCGGGCAGTGCCGGTATCGCCGTGCTGGAGGAGTTGTGTGCGCAGGGTGAGCGTGCGGTCGCCGCGGACGACGTGGATGCCGCGGTGGCTCTGAACGCCCGACTGCACGCCACGATCATGGAGTTGGCGGGCAACGCGGTCCTGGCGGAGCTGGCGGGGCAGGTGGATCGCCGGGTGCGCTGGTACTACACGCCGATCGCCCGGCAGCGCGGCCGGCAGTCCTGGATCGAGCACCGTGAGCTGATCGCCGCGATCGCCGACCGCGACCAGCGGCGGGCCACCGAACTGATGCGGGAGCACACCGAGCACACGCGGACGTCGTACCACGCACGCCGACGCTCGTAG
- a CDS encoding MFS transporter small subunit: MSQSDSSQSPPDRRPLIALAWVWVGAPLAYGLYELVQKATQLFTG, from the coding sequence ATGTCGCAGTCCGACAGCAGTCAGAGTCCGCCTGACCGCCGCCCGCTGATCGCCCTCGCCTGGGTGTGGGTCGGCGCACCGCTCGCCTACGGGCTCTACGAACTCGTACAGAAAGCGACGCAGCTGTTCACCGGGTGA
- a CDS encoding quinone oxidoreductase family protein codes for MRRVRYGSTGGPLFLEEVPVPEPGPGELLVRCEAVGVTLPVVRKVPEAAEPVPLGGELAGEVVSVGAGVARFRPGERVTGLCFGHGYADFALLHEAMASPVPDEASAVDAVALVRSGLVALGALEAARPEPGETALITAAASGVGHLAVQLARARGASRVVGAVSDPTKADFVRSLGADATALYRDGSWGDPVDYVLDAVGGELLAPAIAALAPGGRLVAYSSGGGTIQAYDLLVGAKSVTGFQMGRIARERPELYERWRRELWRMFLDGDLRPVVHGKFALEDAAEAHGVIEARRNLGKVVLHP; via the coding sequence ATGCGTCGCGTCCGTTACGGGTCCACGGGTGGCCCGCTGTTCCTGGAGGAGGTGCCGGTCCCCGAGCCGGGCCCGGGCGAGCTCCTCGTGCGCTGCGAGGCGGTCGGCGTCACGCTCCCCGTCGTCCGCAAGGTCCCCGAGGCGGCGGAACCGGTGCCGCTCGGGGGCGAGCTCGCCGGTGAGGTCGTGTCCGTCGGCGCCGGGGTCGCCCGCTTCCGTCCCGGTGAACGCGTCACGGGGCTGTGCTTCGGCCACGGTTACGCCGACTTCGCGCTGCTGCACGAGGCCATGGCCTCCCCGGTCCCCGACGAAGCCTCGGCGGTCGACGCGGTCGCCCTGGTCCGCAGCGGCCTGGTCGCACTCGGCGCACTGGAGGCGGCGCGCCCCGAGCCGGGAGAGACGGCGCTGATCACGGCGGCAGCGAGCGGGGTCGGCCACCTCGCGGTGCAGCTCGCGCGGGCCCGGGGCGCCTCCCGGGTCGTGGGCGCGGTCTCCGACCCGACCAAGGCGGACTTCGTGCGCTCGCTCGGCGCCGACGCCACCGCCCTGTACCGGGACGGCAGTTGGGGAGATCCCGTCGACTACGTCCTCGACGCGGTCGGCGGCGAGCTGCTCGCCCCGGCAATCGCCGCCCTGGCCCCGGGCGGGCGGCTGGTGGCGTACAGCTCGGGCGGCGGGACGATCCAGGCGTACGACCTCCTCGTCGGCGCCAAGTCGGTGACGGGCTTCCAGATGGGCCGGATCGCCCGTGAGCGGCCGGAGTTGTACGAGCGGTGGCGGCGGGAGCTGTGGCGGATGTTCCTGGACGGCGACCTCCGGCCCGTCGTGCACGGGAAGTTCGCCCTGGAGGACGCGGCGGAGGCGCACGGGGTGATCGAGGCGCGGCGCAACCTCGGAAAAGTCGTACTCCATCCGTGA
- a CDS encoding ROK family transcriptional regulator, with product MTARPANAHQARLLKLLRDGGPNSRAQLGDQVDLSRSKLAVEVDRLLETGLIVADGLAASRGGRRSHNIRLAPNLRFLGVDIGATSVDVAVTNAELEILGHLNQPMDVREGPVAVFEQVLSMAAKLRASGLAEGFDGAGIGVPGPVRFPEGVPVAPPIMPGWDGFPVREALSQELGCPVMVDNDVNLMAMGEMHAGVAHSVGDFLCVKIGTGIGCGIVAGGEVHRGVTGSAGDIGHIQAVPDGRPCACGNRGCLEAHFSGAALARDAVEAVEQGRSEELAARLAANGSLTAVHVAAAAAAGDATALDLIREGGNRTGQVIAGLVSFFNPGLVVIGGGVTGLGHTLLAAIRTQVYRQSLPLATGNLPIVLGELGPTAGVIGAARLISDHLFSPA from the coding sequence ATGACGGCACGACCCGCGAACGCGCATCAGGCCCGGCTGCTCAAGCTGTTGCGCGACGGAGGACCCAACTCCCGTGCGCAACTGGGCGATCAGGTCGACCTGTCACGGTCCAAGCTGGCCGTGGAGGTGGACCGTCTGCTGGAGACGGGCCTGATCGTGGCCGACGGACTCGCCGCATCCCGCGGCGGGCGCCGCTCCCACAACATCCGGCTCGCCCCCAATCTGCGTTTCCTCGGCGTGGACATCGGCGCGACCTCGGTCGACGTCGCCGTCACCAACGCCGAACTGGAGATCCTCGGTCATCTCAACCAGCCCATGGACGTCCGCGAGGGCCCGGTCGCGGTCTTCGAGCAAGTCCTGTCCATGGCCGCGAAGTTGAGGGCCTCGGGGCTCGCGGAGGGTTTCGACGGCGCCGGCATCGGCGTCCCGGGACCGGTCCGCTTCCCCGAGGGCGTACCGGTGGCTCCGCCGATCATGCCGGGCTGGGACGGCTTCCCCGTACGGGAGGCGCTCAGCCAGGAACTCGGCTGTCCGGTCATGGTCGACAACGACGTGAACCTGATGGCGATGGGGGAGATGCACGCGGGCGTCGCACACTCCGTGGGCGACTTCCTCTGCGTGAAGATCGGCACCGGCATCGGCTGCGGCATCGTCGCCGGCGGTGAGGTCCACCGCGGGGTGACGGGCAGCGCGGGCGACATCGGGCACATCCAGGCCGTGCCCGACGGACGCCCGTGCGCCTGCGGCAACCGGGGCTGCCTGGAAGCCCACTTCAGCGGGGCCGCCCTCGCCCGGGACGCCGTGGAGGCGGTCGAGCAGGGGCGCTCCGAGGAACTCGCCGCACGCCTCGCGGCGAACGGCAGTCTGACCGCGGTCCACGTCGCCGCCGCCGCTGCCGCCGGTGACGCCACCGCCCTCGACCTGATCCGTGAGGGAGGCAACCGGACCGGCCAGGTCATCGCCGGACTGGTCAGTTTCTTCAACCCGGGCCTGGTGGTGATCGGCGGCGGGGTGACCGGCCTCGGCCACACCCTGCTCGCCGCGATCCGCACCCAGGTCTACCGCCAGTCACTGCCGCTGGCGACCGGCAACCTGCCCATCGTTCTGGGGGAGTTGGGACCCACCGCCGGAGTCATCGGCGCGGCCCGGCTCATCAGCGACCACCTGTTCTCACCCGCGTAA